tGTAACACTTGTACACTTCCAGGATTGCTGAGCCTTTGGAGTACCACAGGAGCTTTCTGGTCAGTGATGAAAACACCAAACAATTTACCCACATTCAGCTCAtagttgattattattatgctttcctatttattattaatgtcaGAGTGAGCAGTCATATAACATTCAAATGTTTCCCTTTCAGAAAGAAAACTGTCGACCTGATGGACGGGAGCTGTCAGACTTCAGAACCACAACACTAAACATAGGTGAGACACACAATTGAATGTTAACTACAGCATAAATgatgtatttctttgtttttttaagtctaCATGGgatgtttttctctgtctgaCTGCTCTCTTCAGGGTCCATATCTACAGCAGATGGCTCGGCCCTGGTGAAGGTTGGAAACACCACCGTCATCTGTGGGATCAAAGTGGTAAATGATCATAAACACAGCAGTTTAAAAACCTTATTTCCATGAATCTGGACCGAATGTTCACTGatttttcttgtgtttcttcATCCACAGGAGCTGACAAACCCTACGGTGGAAGCACCTGGGAAAGGTTACATTGGTAAGTACAGTACGAAGGTGtcaagtgttgatttaaaagcaAGTTACACAAAAAGGGGATCCAGATAAACAAACACTGACTCATTCCATCCTTTCTCAGTGCCTAATGTGGACCTGCCGCCGCTGTGTTCCTCTCGGTTTCGGCCGGGTCCACCAGGAGAGCAGGCGCAGGCTGCCAGCCAGTTCATCGCTGATGTCATTGAAAGGTGTGATAGACTTTTAACACATATTTTAGTTTAATTTCACAGCACCACCAGGTGTCTGCTTCTGCTTTTACTAACCTACGTTTTTCTTCTCTGGGTGTTGCAGCTCTGAGGTGATACAAACAGAGGACTTGTGCATTGAAAGAGGAAAGGTAAATCCATGCACATACACTGGTGCTGTTAAGACTGTTGTTCATGTTGGGTCATTGGTCCTGATTCTGCTGATTCCTGTTGTAGCTCTGCTGGGTGCTCTACTGTGACATCATGTGTCTGGACTACGATGGCAACGTGCTGGATGCTTGTATCATTGCCCTGCTGGCTGCCCTGAAGAACAGTATGTGCTGTAAACTGCCTGTTTTGTAAGCTgctttttattagtttattgaCATTAGCTTATTAACAGTTTCCCTTATCCCCACAGCACAAATCCCAGAGGTCACCATCAACACAGAAACTAGTGCCCCAGAGGTGAATTTAGAAAAGAGACGTGGCCTGCGTATTCACAAACATCCAATCGGTGCCTCTTTTTGTGTCTTCGATGAGTAAGTGAATGATTTTCAGTTTGTTTAGCCGGGGATTAAAAACGGTATTCTGCGTTCATACCTTTTGTAATCCTGGCCTTCTCTCTGTGCAGCTCCATACTGTTCGTAGACCCCACAGCTGAGGAGGAGAGCCTGTCGACCGCTCACCTCACCGTTGTGACAGACGAGGAAGAACGACTCTGCGTCGTACACAAACCAGGTCAGAAACACAGTCTGTAATGATTCGCCTCTCCCTGTGCAAATTATACTCGGTGTGAATCCAATTTCTTATTGACTGCAcaaaggaaaaactccccattGTTAACAATGCAGGGCCGAAGAAGCTGATCTATCCtacactgtttttttgtttaagaaTACAAAGGTTACATTTCAATTTCTACAATAAGTCCAGTTCATTTGGGGATTTATTATGCAGTGCAGTAGTGATTTTAGAgtcagaaaatatatattaaaaaaaagctaaacagCCCCTAATACAGGTCGAAAAGTCTAAGGAGAGCTGCTATGTTATTTATTCTCCACTTTCAATTATTAGAATCAATTTAAAAGCATTAAATTATTGAAAACTAGATTCCCATCACCACCTCTTTCCGTTGCTGATTATTGCCATTtctgcacataaaaaaaaaaaaaaaaaaatcacactggAGATACCAGTGTGGTTTTTGTTTGTCACTCGCACCTAAAACAGTGGTGCAGCCTATTTGTaatgaaatcattttttgaGGTTTTTAGTTGTGGTTAGCCGTTTTGTTGTTTCACAGTGGAGTTTTACCTCAACTGAAACTTCAGATTCAGTGTTGGCATCAGTTAAGTGAGACAGTCTACCTATAAAGCTCTAATGTTAAGTCCTCTCACTAGAAGAATGAGGACTGCATCCCAGTTATAACTGTAAAACTGACAAACCTTATTTTAtcgtatttaatttgtataattttattgttgttttattaatcacttgttttattgtatttaagttgtaacattttattgtattgcatttcatttatataattttattgttttattatgttttagtttatatttctcactgttttactactatttctgttattatagcttttaatttaatttattacatttttataattttattgtctTGCATGCATTGGTCTCAAATTATCTTgttgttaaattgtttttgtcttttctgttttcaCGGTTCACACTTGTTCGGTCTTACTTTCGGCTTGTCAGccatctgtgaagcactttgaactgcactaacctgtatgaaaggtgctatacaaataaagtttgattgaaaCAGTGCATGAAAGGAGCTGCTGCAGTACGTGGACATAATCatataaactatactatgatgttgaatggaaaaaataaaagaaaaacattgttgCTAACAATCTGTTCCTTTGGTTCCTTAGGTGGGACGTCGCTGTCGGGCGAGAAGCTGCAGGAGTGTATCAGCAGAGCAACGGCGCGACAGAGAGAGATCCAGAAGCTCATTGACAAAGTCATACACAGTGTGAAGACGGCACAATAAAGAGCCTCAGACAACgcttttttttatctaaaagCTGTATTTTCCACTGtcaatatatattctttttttttaataacaataaaactgcTGACAAAGACTGCTTAAAAAATTATTTCTCAGTGTCCAGaaatgtctcacacacacacacgcgcgcacacacacacacactcgcactcaGTTGATGTCTCGTAAGAATACGCTCATGGCTCCTGAACTAATTAAAAGGAAATGCCTTTTTCAAAAATGTGCTGTACAAAAAGCAGGTACACCGTCTTGCATGTTCATCTTGACTCCTCGGGTTGAGCCCTGTGCCTGGATGGCTAACAGAAGAAAGACTTCCAACAGACTGAGAGGTAGAGAGCTGCCCCCAGGCACTACTCCAAGATCAGATTTGCATGTTCACATGTAATGGTTatgtggaggatttggtgtcgataAGCTCACTGGGATCCGTGCTTAAAGGGCAGTTTCTACCGGGGTCAACCAAGCAAAGGCTGGAGAGTCGGGCAGGCTCGCGAGGAATCCTCTGAGAATGTGCATTCATGATCCTTTCAGTCCCAGGCCACCTCATAGAGAAAAGTCTTCCTGAAGGGGCGATGTGTTATTGTGAAAGCCCGCCACCTACGAGAACCGTCTTATTCTGTTTCATCTCAAAAAAATATCACTAAGGTTCTTTAAGTGTAGGGCTCCCTGTtctaaaaaaatccattatggTGGACACAGTTTTGGTTCTCCAAAACATCTGACAACCATTACATACAAATTTGTCAGCTAgaaaaagacacacagaaaGGACCAAAAAAACGTTTTGTCTGCAGTCTCCACAGTGAGGCAGACAAAGAGCACAGTATGGATCATTCATGTCCTTTTTGTAGTGTGATTTTAGTCTGTCATGACTTAGGGAGGGGCTGTGGcatgctcctcttcctcttactTCTTGGTTGGCTGGCGGTATGTAGCCGTGGTGCTCCCcccagaggagctgctgctcccaTAGccatttgctgctgctgcatttggTGCTGCAAGAATTGCAACTGTACCAgcgcaggaaaaaaaaaaaagatgaaaaacaaaaacaaacatcagagGAGATTTCAGTGTTACTGCAAGCAACACAATGTTTTCGTCAGTGGATCTATGTGTAAGCATGTGCGGCATGGTTAAAAAGACATTCACCGGCACCAGTGTTAAGCCTGAAATTAGATCTTAGATTATCAGCAGAATGATTCAGAAGTATCTTTAAGTGCCACGTGTTAGTGAAGCTGAACTAAAGCCCGGTACGACATACAAGAGGATTGTGCGGAGAAACACAGAAGAGTGGTTAATGGGTTGCAGAGGGGAGGGAGAAGAAGGAAGAGATTTGGGACGAGTTGGGGTGTGTTGGGGAGTGAGGCAGGATACAGTCAAGCAGCACCAGCGGCGTTC
This portion of the Sebastes umbrosus isolate fSebUmb1 chromosome 17, fSebUmb1.pri, whole genome shotgun sequence genome encodes:
- the exosc8 gene encoding exosome complex component RRP43, with translation MAAGFKIAEPLEYHRSFLKENCRPDGRELSDFRTTTLNIGSISTADGSALVKVGNTTVICGIKVELTNPTVEAPGKGYIVPNVDLPPLCSSRFRPGPPGEQAQAASQFIADVIESSEVIQTEDLCIERGKLCWVLYCDIMCLDYDGNVLDACIIALLAALKNTQIPEVTINTETSAPEVNLEKRRGLRIHKHPIGASFCVFDDSILFVDPTAEEESLSTAHLTVVTDEEERLCVVHKPGGTSLSGEKLQECISRATARQREIQKLIDKVIHSVKTAQ